The following coding sequences are from one Candidatus Nitrohelix vancouverensis window:
- a CDS encoding PRC-barrel domain containing protein: MSQFISIKDNQPTLGKHNQIIGAYLYDSRGESVGKIESLLLDAQTRKPQFLTLQLGGFLRTAGKHILIPFELCEPQDLGKVVIQRSHHSLADAPATENPDAPSALEIELSLEYFDRATPAG, from the coding sequence ATGAGTCAATTTATATCCATAAAGGATAACCAGCCCACACTCGGCAAGCACAACCAGATCATCGGCGCCTACCTCTACGATTCACGCGGCGAAAGCGTCGGCAAGATCGAAAGCCTCCTGCTCGACGCGCAGACGCGCAAGCCCCAATTCCTAACCCTGCAACTCGGCGGCTTCCTGCGCACCGCAGGCAAACACATCCTCATCCCCTTTGAACTCTGCGAGCCGCAAGACCTCGGAAAAGTGGTGATCCAGCGGAGCCATCACTCCCTCGCCGATGCTCCCGCAACCGAAAACCCCGACGCGCCCAGCGCGCTGGAAATCGAACTCAGCCTCGAATATTTCGACCGGGCCACGCCCGCAGGATAA
- a CDS encoding DUF2971 domain-containing protein: MTEFSDSHPFADQCGVKSLFRFYRIGREDYLRHLFIDKKLYHSLPSQFNDPFECKPHFIWPENEEKVRKIRQHLENFFIGNGESEANAKKLAASNMKNLESFQNQIQKTALITYGAVRICSFTTRKENLLFWSHYADSHRGFCVEFDATKMPIKLAYKVQYKNEYPEFIFPAPRDENLFIPALVKSKDWEYEEEFRIIFVPESRRLPPNDGESLILESSVIKNIYFGSNMDEGKKGLIIKLIKEGKLNPGIWNSRLSKSTFSLEFEPIPQK, encoded by the coding sequence ATGACTGAATTTTCCGATTCCCACCCCTTTGCGGATCAATGTGGCGTTAAATCCCTTTTTAGATTTTATAGAATCGGTAGAGAAGATTATCTCAGGCATTTGTTTATTGATAAAAAACTATATCACTCTCTTCCCTCTCAATTTAATGACCCATTCGAATGTAAGCCGCATTTCATTTGGCCTGAAAATGAGGAAAAGGTTCGCAAAATTAGACAGCACTTGGAGAATTTTTTTATAGGGAATGGGGAATCTGAAGCTAATGCTAAAAAATTAGCTGCCTCAAATATGAAAAACTTGGAATCTTTTCAGAATCAAATACAGAAGACGGCTCTAATAACGTATGGTGCTGTGAGAATCTGCAGTTTTACCACTCGAAAAGAAAATCTCCTGTTTTGGTCGCATTATGCTGACTCGCATCGGGGATTTTGCGTGGAATTTGACGCCACTAAAATGCCGATAAAATTAGCATATAAAGTTCAGTACAAAAACGAATATCCAGAATTTATTTTTCCAGCCCCTAGGGATGAAAATCTCTTCATTCCCGCGCTGGTCAAATCAAAAGATTGGGAATATGAAGAAGAATTCAGAATCATATTTGTCCCTGAATCAAGAAGGCTACCGCCTAATGATGGTGAGTCGTTAATTCTGGAGAGTAGTGTAATAAAGAATATTTATTTTGGTTCAAATATGGATGAAGGCAAGAAAGGTCTAATAATTAAGCTCATCAAAGAGGGAAAATTAAACCCCGGCATTTGGAACTCTCGTTTAAGTAAGTCTACTTTTAGCCTTGAATTTGAGCCAATTCCCCAAAAGTAA
- the thrS gene encoding threonine--tRNA ligase: MSQTKEKYDLETIRHSAAHLMAQAVKQLFPETKVTIGPVIEDGFYYDFYREEPFVPEDIEKIEKRMQEIVKQGLTITRQEIPRNDAVKMFGDMDESFKKEIIEGIDESQTITLYSQGDFTDLCRGPHVGSTADIPAFKLLHTSAAYWRGDERNPVLQRIYGTAWDSPKELRSYLARLEEAKKRDHRKLGKELDLFTMTDEVGPGLILWHPKGARVRYIMEEFWKQEHYKNGYELVYTPHAARVDLWKTSGHMDFYKENIFSPMDVEGREYVLKPMNCPFHIKIYESRLRSYRDLPIRFAELGTVYRYERSGVLHGLLRVRGFTQDDAHLFCRPNQLEAEISKVLDFIMFVLKSFGFHEHKVYLSTRPDKFVGEESDWEDATNALEAALKSTNTEYEVDPGEGVFYGPKIDIKIKDSLNRFWQVSTVQVDFNLPQRFDIHYIEEDGKKRQPIMIHRALMGSLERFFGCLIEHYAGAFPIWLAPVQVILLAITDDNHAYAEEVAQKLEKEGIRVEKDLRNEKIGFKIREAQMQKIPYMLVLGGKEAESKTLAVRKRRSKETATMSYEEFLDLLKKEIADKTIDTEN; this comes from the coding sequence ATGTCGCAGACTAAAGAAAAATACGATCTGGAGACGATCCGTCACAGCGCGGCGCATTTGATGGCGCAGGCGGTGAAGCAATTGTTTCCTGAGACCAAGGTCACCATCGGCCCGGTCATTGAAGACGGTTTCTATTACGATTTTTATCGTGAAGAACCCTTCGTTCCCGAAGATATCGAGAAGATCGAGAAGCGCATGCAGGAGATCGTCAAGCAGGGTCTGACGATCACCCGCCAGGAGATCCCGCGCAACGATGCGGTCAAGATGTTTGGCGACATGGACGAATCGTTCAAAAAAGAAATCATCGAGGGCATCGACGAGTCGCAGACCATCACTTTATATTCGCAGGGCGATTTCACCGATCTGTGTCGCGGGCCGCATGTCGGCTCCACCGCAGACATTCCGGCGTTCAAGCTCCTGCACACCTCCGCCGCTTACTGGCGCGGGGATGAGCGCAACCCGGTGTTGCAACGCATTTACGGAACCGCATGGGATTCCCCCAAGGAACTGCGGTCTTATCTGGCGCGGCTGGAAGAGGCGAAGAAGCGCGACCACCGCAAGCTGGGCAAGGAACTGGATTTATTCACCATGACCGACGAGGTGGGGCCGGGCCTCATCCTGTGGCACCCGAAGGGCGCGCGCGTTCGTTACATCATGGAGGAATTCTGGAAACAGGAGCATTACAAGAACGGTTACGAATTGGTGTACACGCCGCACGCGGCGCGGGTTGATTTATGGAAAACCAGCGGGCATATGGATTTCTATAAGGAGAACATTTTCTCGCCGATGGACGTGGAGGGACGCGAGTATGTCCTGAAACCGATGAACTGTCCGTTCCATATCAAAATTTACGAGAGCCGATTACGCAGTTATCGCGATCTGCCGATTCGCTTCGCCGAGCTGGGCACGGTGTACCGTTACGAGCGTTCCGGCGTTTTGCATGGTTTACTGCGCGTGCGCGGATTCACCCAGGACGACGCGCATCTGTTCTGCCGTCCCAATCAGCTGGAAGCGGAAATTTCGAAGGTTCTCGACTTCATCATGTTCGTATTGAAGTCCTTCGGATTTCATGAACACAAGGTTTATCTGAGCACGCGACCCGACAAATTTGTCGGCGAGGAGTCGGACTGGGAAGACGCGACAAACGCTCTCGAAGCGGCGCTCAAGTCAACGAATACAGAATACGAAGTCGATCCCGGCGAGGGTGTTTTCTACGGCCCGAAGATCGACATCAAGATCAAGGACAGTCTCAATCGTTTCTGGCAGGTCTCCACCGTACAGGTGGATTTCAACCTGCCGCAACGTTTTGACATCCATTATATCGAAGAAGACGGCAAGAAACGTCAGCCGATCATGATCCACCGCGCCCTGATGGGTTCGCTGGAACGCTTCTTCGGTTGTTTGATCGAACATTATGCAGGCGCCTTTCCAATCTGGCTGGCTCCGGTTCAGGTGATCTTGCTGGCGATCACCGACGATAACCACGCTTACGCCGAAGAAGTGGCGCAAAAACTGGAAAAAGAAGGCATTCGCGTCGAAAAAGACTTGCGAAACGAAAAGATTGGGTTCAAAATCAGAGAGGCCCAAATGCAAAAAATTCCTTATATGCTGGTTCTGGGAGGCAAGGAAGCCGAAAGCAAGACGCTTGCGGTTCGCAAACGCCGTTCCAAAGAAACCGCGACGATGTCATATGAAGAATTTTTGGACTTGCTGAAAAAGGAAATTGCGGATAAAACCATCGACACAGAGAATTGA
- a CDS encoding translation initiation factor IF-3 has translation MNKKQRVNQMIRAREVSVIAENGDPMGTMSVPDALNLAKEHEMDLVEVAPNAVPPVCRIMDYGKFKYRQSKRAHEAKKNQKIIHVKEVKFRPTTDEHDFDFKLKHVKRFIEGGDKAKVVIFFRGREIVHRDMGEQVLKRIVQETEEIALVEQSSKQEGRTLVMILAPKVKKK, from the coding sequence ATTAACAAAAAGCAACGCGTTAACCAGATGATTCGCGCACGGGAAGTAAGCGTGATCGCCGAAAACGGCGATCCAATGGGGACCATGTCGGTGCCCGATGCTTTGAACTTGGCTAAAGAACACGAGATGGACCTGGTGGAAGTGGCGCCCAACGCCGTACCGCCTGTGTGCAGGATCATGGACTACGGCAAATTCAAGTACCGGCAAAGCAAACGCGCCCACGAGGCCAAGAAGAACCAGAAAATCATTCACGTCAAGGAAGTCAAATTCAGACCCACGACGGATGAGCACGACTTCGATTTCAAGCTGAAACACGTCAAACGTTTCATCGAAGGCGGAGACAAGGCGAAAGTGGTTATCTTCTTCCGGGGTCGGGAAATTGTGCATCGAGATATGGGCGAACAGGTTCTCAAGAGAATCGTTCAGGAAACAGAGGAAATCGCCCTCGTCGAGCAGTCATCCAAGCAAGAAGGCAGAACGCTGGTGATGATTCTCGCGCCAAAGGTTAAGAAAAAATAA
- the rpmI gene encoding 50S ribosomal protein L35, whose amino-acid sequence MPKIKTNKSAAKRFKRTGTGKIKRNHAFTSHILTSKSTKRKRNLRKTDTLCAGDAKRIARIMPY is encoded by the coding sequence ATGCCAAAAATCAAAACGAACAAAAGCGCGGCGAAACGCTTCAAGCGGACGGGAACCGGCAAGATCAAACGCAACCATGCGTTCACGAGCCACATCCTGACCAGCAAGTCCACCAAGCGCAAACGAAATCTTAGAAAAACAGACACCCTCTGCGCAGGCGACGCCAAACGCATCGCGCGGATCATGCCCTATTAG
- the rplT gene encoding 50S ribosomal protein L20: protein MARAVNGTISRRRRKKVLALAKGFRGMRSKNYRKAKEAVCKALSYAYRDRRAKKRDFRRLWVARINAAVRAEGLTYSKFMHGLKKANIELDRKILSNMAIENQESFRALMKTAREQLEAAS, encoded by the coding sequence ATGGCCCGAGCAGTTAACGGAACAATATCAAGACGACGACGGAAAAAGGTACTCGCCCTCGCCAAAGGCTTTCGCGGCATGCGGAGCAAAAACTACCGCAAAGCTAAAGAAGCGGTTTGCAAGGCGCTGAGCTATGCCTATCGCGATCGACGCGCCAAAAAACGCGATTTTCGCCGCTTGTGGGTGGCTCGAATCAACGCGGCGGTACGCGCGGAAGGTCTCACTTACAGCAAGTTCATGCACGGTTTGAAGAAAGCCAACATCGAGCTGGATCGAAAAATTCTTTCCAACATGGCGATTGAAAATCAGGAATCTTTCCGCGCTCTGATGAAGACCGCGCGCGAACAACTGGAAGCGGCCTCCTAA